A stretch of the Aegilops tauschii subsp. strangulata cultivar AL8/78 chromosome 4, Aet v6.0, whole genome shotgun sequence genome encodes the following:
- the LOC109781179 gene encoding cysteine proteinase inhibitor 8 encodes MARRPLVLLALLAMTLAVASAVLGDHSERLGEWGPIPNLKDAHIQELGGWAVQHASLASNGLRFRRVTRGEQQVVSGMNYRLFVDAEDDSGKNASYLAEVYEQSWTKTRQLKSFKPAAN; translated from the coding sequence ATGGCGCGACGACCCCTCGTCCTCCTCGCCCTCCTCGCCATGACCCTCGCAGTCGCCTCAGCGGTGTTGGGCGACCACAGTGAGAGGCTCGGCGAGTGGGGACCTATCCCGAACTTGAAGGACGCGCACATCCAGGAGCTGGGAGGATGGGCGGTGCAGCATGCGAGCCTGGCTAGCAACGGGCTGCGGTTTCGCCGGGTCACGCGCGGCGAGCAGCAGGTGGTCTCCGGCATGAACTACCGCCTCTTCGTCGACGCGGAGGACGACTCCGGCAAGAACGCGTCGTACCTCGCCGAGGTCTACGAGCAGTCCTGGACCAAAACCCGCCAGCTCAAATCCTTCAAGCCAGCTGCGAACTAA
- the LOC109783867 gene encoding trypsin/alpha-amylase inhibitor CMX1/CMX3-like yields the protein MAFKYQLILWAALVIVLAAASASVQQACIPGQQITYDSLHACSDYVVRQTCGFEPYYVSVETMKKRCCEQLSGVSSYCRCEVVRILMEGIVNKRGEVVGSLLQDWPRCKSLTREYIAGIVGRGECNLETILGRPECPTAYLGAVV from the coding sequence ATGGCGTTCAAGTACCAGCTCATCCTCTGGGCCGCCCTGGTCATCGTACTCGCCGCGGCCTCAGCCAGCGTCCAGCAGGCATGCATTCCAGGGCAGCAGATCACATACGACTCGCTTCATGCCTGCAGCGACTACGTGGTCAGACAAACATGTGGCTTTGAACCCTACTACGTCTCCGTCGAGACGATGAAGAAGCGGTGTTGCGAGCAACTGTCGGGCGTCTCGTCGTACTGCCGGTGCGAGGTGGTGCGCATCCTCATGGAGGGGATAGTAAATAAGCGGGGTGAGGTCGTGGGCAGCCTCCTCCAGGATTGGCCTAGATGCAAGAGCTTGACGAGGGAGTACATTGCGGGCATCGTCGGACGGGGGGAGTGCAACTTAGAGACCATCTTGGGCCGCCCGGAATGCCCTACTGCCTATCTTGGAGCGGTCGTGTAA
- the LOC109783866 gene encoding trypsin inhibitor CMe-like, whose protein sequence is MAFMSQLILSAAVLLAVLAATSATVGTQCVPGSDIPYNPLQACRNLLSTKMSSFTLPLNEYEPSFLLIQRLMSIGTPTCVGTVKKLTKICSVGPVYASAGMLKRRCCDQLSRVPAYCRCEALRMLMDGVETPQGVFEGGLLQDIPSCPRLTRKYTMGLVGPEECNLETIHGSPHCPTPITRGVVV, encoded by the exons ATGGCATTCATGTCTCAGCTCATCCTCTCGGCCGCCGTCCTCCTCGCCGTACTCGCCGCAACCTCGGCCACCGTCGGGACTCAGTGCGTTCCAGGGTCGGACATTCCATACAACCCACTACAAGCATGCCGCAACCTTTTGTCCACTAAAATGAGCTCCTTTACATTACCCCTAAATGAATATGAGCCTTCATTTCTCTTGATCCAACGATTGATGTCTATTGGTACTCCAACGTGTGTA GGTACCGTAAAAAAGCTCACTAAAATATGCAGCGTAGGGCCCGTGTACGCCTCCGCTGGGATGTTGAAGAGGCGGTGTTGCGACCAGTTGTCGCGCGTCCCAGCATACTGCCGGTGCGAGGCGCTGCGCATGCTCATGGATGGGGTAGAAACTCCGCAGGGTGTGTTCGAGGGCGGCCTACTCCAGGACATACCCAGTTGCCCAAGGCTTACCAGGAAGTACACCATGGGCCTCGTCGGCCCGGAGGAGTGCAACTTGGAAACCATCCACGGCAGCCCGCACTGCCCCACTCCCATCACTCGTGGAGTGGTCGTGTGA